cacctgaggtcaggagtttgagaccagcctgaccaacatggttaaccccatctgtactaaaaatacaaaattagcccccagttacttgggaggctgaggcaggagaatcgcttgaatcaaggaggtggaggttacagtgagctgagctgagatcacaccactgcactccagcctgggcaacaacagcaaaactccgtctcaaaaaaaaaataagtaaataaataaaatacatcaataGAAAGTACACTCACCTTATTCTGCTTTCTAATTATGAAAACAGAagtgcaggccgggcgcagtggctcatgcctgtaatttcagcactttggaaggtcgaggcaggaggatcgcttgagcccaggagtctgagaccagcctgggcagcacagcaagaccccgtctctattaaataagtaaacaaacaaacataaacagaagtgcaaatgccctaatccaaaattatttttaaaaaagatacttgaGGCCTGGcacgatggcacatgcctgtaatcccagccctttgggaggctgagacgggtggataacctgaggtcaggatttcaagaccagtctggccaacatggtgaaaacctgtctctccttaaaaagtacaaaaattaaaccagcatggtggcgcgcacctggagtcccagctacttgggaggctgaggctggagtctcagcaacttgggaggctgaggctggagaatcgcttgaacccaggaggcagaggttgcagtgcgacgatatggcaccactgcactccagcctgggggacagagtaagactccgtctcaaaaaaaaaaaaaaaagatatttgagaTTAAATAATACAGAGTAACTGCTCTCATCTTCCCGCCGCAAACACCATActttaatatgaaattttaaatggCTTTTTTCCCCAAATGGGAAAGAAGGATTCCTGTGTCTTGATGGGAAAGCAAGCAGTTTAAGAGTAAAACATACTAATAAGCCATGGCAAACAGGTGAGATACCATCAGAGTGTGCACTATTGTAGGAAACAGAATGGAAAGGCGTGAATGGGAGTCTCTGCACTTCATATCtgcaaaagaagagaataaaaaggtTAACTCCAGATTTAGAACAGGTTTATTCCCCTGTTTAAAGCAGAgcccaaaaacattttaaatcaaaaaatgaaaatgtgctgGTTAAGCCAAATTTGTAGATGAACTCAACCTTCTTGTCCTTAGTATATAAACGGTATCCCAGGTGTTAGAagttatttgaacatttttatgcTACACCACCTTGACATTAAAGAATTTTTTGAAATCTCCAATCtcttctttaaacttttcttaaaactatcattaaaattagcaaaatatGCTTCTCTATTGAATGGTTAACCTAACAGGAATGACTTCTAACCGTAAGAATCACAGTTAAAAGGTTCATTTTAACAAATGCTCTTCCCCCTGTAAAGAGTGACAGGTAACCTTTTGGGATCCCCAATGTACACACCCCTTTCTCCAGCCCTGCTAAAGTTAAACGTTGATTTGAGGACAGACAAGTGCCTCCTCGCAAGGATTGCCTCCCTCCCCCTGTCCAACACGCCGTTCTCTGCAATAATCCATCTGCATCTTGCATTAACCCACCCGCCCAGTGCCGGTGAGTCCAGGCCAAGTCGCAGAAGGCCAGGAGTGAGGGGTGAGACCTGTGAGCCCATCTGCACCCGCGCCCTCCCACCTGGTGGCACACCTGCCCCGCAGGCGCCCACCTGGGGCCGGGACCGCCCTCTCCCGGTCTCGCGCGCCTGCCCCACTCGGAGCGCGCGCCACGCGCCGCGCAGGACCAGAGGGCGGGGCCCCGGGCAGCAGGGAAGCGAGGGCTCGGGGAGAGGGGGCCGCCCGGGCTCACTCCCTCCCTGGGGACCCAGCGGACCGGAGCGTGCTGGGGGCGGGAGCGGTACCTTTTGGACAGATCCATGAGGACCCCGGAGAAGAGCTTCTCCCCGAGGCGGAACGACACGACGAGCGCGTCCTCAATGATGTGGTCCAGCGTGACCCGCACCTCCGAGCCCGGGATCAGTTGCGACACCGTGGAAACCCCGCCCGCCGGCGGCACGAGCGCCAGGGCTACGGGCTGAGGCAGCGGCGGCTCCTCGCGCTCCTCGGGTGCCGGGGGCTGCTCCGGTGGCGATGCTGGAGAAGGTGGAAGTTCGGGCCCTCCCTGAGGCGCGGCTGCAGCCGACTCCGCCACCCGAACGGACAgtttctcctcagcctccagctCCGGCCCCGCCGCCTCTGGGCTGCGGGCGAGCTCCcccggcggcggcggtggcggcgggagcGGCGGTTCGTCGGCCTGAGGAGCGGACTGCTGCCCGTCGGTCTCGCCATCCGGCACAGACGCTTCAGTGGCCGTGACCGGGAGGGGGTCAGTGCCGGCCTCACTGCCGGGGATGGGCTCCATCTCCGGCTCGGCCTCGCCGGCGCCCCCCTCCCCGGGGGACGCTGCAGTCGCTGCCGCCTCTGCAGCCACGGCCGCCATTTTCTTCCTGGCTTCTCCCTCCTCCAACTCCGGctgcagcggcggcggcggcggcagcgctGCTTGGTTCCCTGGGCCTTCCCCTCCCTCCCGCGAACACTTTCGTCCCGCCCTTTCCCTGATGCTCGTTTTTGGCACCTCGCCATTGGTTCCATTCTACACCCCTCCCGCACTTGTGATATTCCATTGGCCAGGGGTGGACGTCTATCATCTAGTCAGTCCATCCTTCCCACGCAGAGTAGGAACTTCTCATTGGCCAGATGTGTTGTCAAGTGTGGAATCTGAGTGGAGGAATAGGGGGCGTAATCCAAGGGGGCGGGGGAAGTCACAAAAGAGGAGCCATATACTCATCCCCTCTTGCTATTGGctggaagaggaaataaagttttatggttGGCTTACGCTCCTGCCCATTATCAGTCAGGTCTTCGGAggtgggagaaaggagggaatCATGTGGCGTGCTATTTCTTTCAAAGGCGCCGAGGGGAGGAGTAACTAGGGAATGCGGGAGGGGAACCGCTTCCCAAGAATCTCTGCGCAGAGATCCTtagaataaatgttatttctaggCGCGGACTTCTTGCGACCGCGTGTGGGCACGACAGGCTTCTCTGGGAAAGACAACTAAAGTTTGAAATATAATCCTACCGACActttttgagtgcctactatgctAGTCACTGCACTAGGTGCTGGGGAATAGAATATTCAAGACGTTCTCCATAACCTCATGGCAGCTGGCTCACGGCAGCCACTCCAGCTGCCATAAGGAGTACGAGGAATGTTTTCATTGACTTCTAGGAGTACGATGAGTATTTTCCTTGACTTCTCTCCACTTCCTAGGAACAAAGCACCTACTTACTAACAtttcaaaaataggaaaatgcTCATGAAAGAGGAGAGACACCATCCTCACTGGATTAA
This DNA window, taken from Macaca fascicularis isolate 582-1 chromosome 6, T2T-MFA8v1.1, encodes the following:
- the PWWP2A gene encoding PWWP domain-containing protein 2A isoform X6 — its product is MAAVAAEAAATAASPGEGGAGEAEPEMEPIPGSEAGTDPLPVTATEASVPDGETDGQQSAPQADEPPLPPPPPPPGELARSPEAAGPELEAEEKLSVRVAESAAAAPQGGPELPPSPASPPEQPPAPEEREEPPLPQPVALALVPPAGGVSTVSQLIPGSEVRVTLDHIIEDALVVSFRLGEKLFSGVLMDLSKRYEVQRLPFTPFHSVSYNSAHSDGISPVCHGLLVCFTLKLLAFPSRHRNPSFPFGEKSHLKFHIKVWCLRREDESSYSVLFNLKYLFFFFLRRSLTLSPRLECSGAISSHCNLCLLGSSDSPASASQVAETPASASQVAGTPGARHHAGLIFVLFKERQVFTMLARLVLKS